A genomic window from Thunnus maccoyii chromosome 2, fThuMac1.1, whole genome shotgun sequence includes:
- the armh3 gene encoding armadillo-like helical domain-containing protein 3, whose product MSQVEKKAGLLRRTSSSKKPLKEKVVLMYDEIFAKEDPAKNNPRFWDELFLMKVNLEYLESKLESVDGEEVQRIQDNINSLFHHCVQALAEEHQIKVVNALQTLCALFRGVHQKNKSASGFDIINMLMGFDKAEQRMKDLMERLDGLLCGDGSESLKSLCLKLLLCLVTVTDNISQNTILEYVMINSIFEAILQILSDVSSRGQHGYDAVVLLALLVNYRKYESVNPYIVKLSIVDDEPTLDGMGMVVHQALTEYNRQYKDKEEENQGGFFSTLTSMVGNMFIADADEKLSVQTNEAILLALYEAVHLNRNFITVLAQSHPEIDIAVTPVTPTPTTPTTPLGTTPPSLDMMNNPELPLDPNLQTSNLLITFLKYASIVMQDTKDEHRLNSARLCLIILTCIAEDQYADAFLHDDNMNFRVNLHRMPMRHRKKAVDKNIPSRPLVCAVLDLMVEFIVTHMMKDFPMDLYLRCVQIIHKLLCYQKKCRIRLHYTWRELWSALINLLKFLLSNETTLLSKHNIFHLALLVVNLFNMFITYGDTFLPTSNSYDELYYEIVRMHQVFDNLYCMVLRVSTNTGQWKEAASKVTHALVNVRAIINHFNPKIESYAAVNHISQLSEEQVLEVVRSNYDTLTLKLQDGLDQFERYSEQPKEAAFFKELVRSISLNVRKNVSLNTLSQDVLLKEFSTIS is encoded by the exons ATGTCTCAGGTGGAGAAGAAGGCAGGGCTGCTGAGGAGAACGTCATCCTCTAAGAAACCTTTGAAAGAGAAGGTGGTGCTGATGTATGATGAGATTTTTGCA AAAGAGGACCCAGCCAAAAACAACCCTCGCTTCTGGGATGAGCTGTTTCTTATGAAG GTGAACCTGGAGTACCTGGAGTCCAAGTTGGAGAGTGTAGATGGAGAAGAGGTTCAGCGGATCCAGGACAACATCAACTCTCTGTTCCATCATTGTGTTCAGGCTCTAGCAGAGGAGCACCAGATCAAAGTGGTCAATGCCCTGCAG ACTCTCTGTGCACTTTTCCGAGGGGTTCACCAGAAGAACAAGTCAGCATCTGGCTTTGACATCATCAACATGCTCATGGGGTTTGACAAGGCTGAGCAAAGGATGAAG GACTTGATGGAGAGACTGGACGGCCTCCTTTGTGGAGACGGGTCAGAGAGTCTGAAGAGCCTTTGTctcaaactgctgctgtgtCTGGTGACG GTAACGGACAACATCAGTCAGAACACCATACTGGAATATGTGATGATCAACAGCATCTTTGAAGCCATTCTGCAG ATTCTGTCAGATGtgtccagtagagggcagcaTGGTTATGATGCTGTGGTTCTTTTGGCCCTTCTAGTCAACTACAGGAAATatgag TCTGTGAATCCGTATATCGTGAAGCTCTCCATCGTGGACGACGAGCCGACGCTGGAT GGAATGGGTATGGTCGTCCACCAAGCACTGACAGAATATAACAG GCAGtacaaagacaaagaggaggagaacCAGGGTGGCTTCTTCTCTACCCTCACTAGTATG GTGGGCAACATGTTTATAGCAGATGCTGATGAGAAGCTCTCTGTACA GACCAATGAGGCGATTCTGCTGGCGCTGTATGAGGCTGTGCATCTAAACCGCAACTTCATCACTGTATTAGCACAG AGCCACCCTGAGATTGACATTGCAGTCACACCTGTCACCCCAACTCCAACCACACCTACGACACCGCTCGGCACAACGCCGCCCTCCCTAGACA TGATGAACAACCCAGAACTGCCTCTGGATCCCAACCTGCAGACCAGCAACCTTCTCATCACCTTCCTCAAGTACGCCTCGATTGTAATGCAGGATACTAAAG aCGAGCATCGACTCAACAGTGCCAGACTGTGCCTAATCATCCTCACCTGCATAGCCGAG GACCAGTACGCTGATGCCTTTCTTCATGACGACAACATGAACTTTAGAGTCAATCTCCACAGAATG CCCATGAggcacagaaaaaaagcagtggACAAGAACATCCCTTCGCGGCCGCTGGTGTGTGCTGTTCTAG ATCTGATGGTGGAGTTTATTGTCACTCATATGATGAAGGATTTCCCCATGGATTTATACTT ACGTTGTGTACAGATCATCCACAAGCTCCTCTGCTACCAGAAGAAGTGCAGAATCAGGTTACATTACACCTGGAGAGAGCTCTGGTCAG CTCTCATCAACCTGCTGAAGTTCCTGTTGTCAAATGAGACCACGCTGCTGTCCAAGCATAACATCTTTCATTTGGCCTTACtg GTAGTGAACCTGTTCAACATGTTCATAACGTACGGCGACACATTTCTTCCCACATCCAACAGCTACGACGAACTGTACTATGAAATCGTACGAATGCACCAAGTCTTTGACAACCTCTACTGTATGG TTCTGAGAGTATCAACTAACACGGGCCAATGGAAGGAGGCAGCCAGTAAAGTCACACATGCCCTTGTCAACGTTCG GGCCATTATCAACCATTTTAACCCGAAGATCGAGTCGTACGCTGCTGTGAACCACATCTCCCAGCTGTCTGAAGAACAG GTGTTGGAGGTGGTGCGGTCCAACTACGACACACTGACCCTCAAACTGCAGGATGGTTTGGACCAGTTTGAGAGATACTCAGAGCAGCCAAAAGAGGCAGCTTTCTTCAAGGAGCTG GTACGCTCCATCAGTCTGAATGTGAGGAAGAATGTCTCTCTGAACACACTGAGTCAGGACGTCCTGCTCAAAGAGTtctccaccatctcctga